The Amycolatopsis sp. 195334CR genome window below encodes:
- the thiL gene encoding thiamine-phosphate kinase: MRTDPTFSDEPTRLANVVVPLFRGQRDAFEPVSRPDRSRVELLAGVEAQDDCAVFRFHGDHELVAGSDYVRGPKFRLYEMGYLAEYDLGYYLVVANLSDIAAMGARPIGLLSVVRYPPDMTDAVFERVLEGIRDACAASGCPNVGGDIGGAERLILSASALGVCPAGGVLFRAGAKPGDAICLTAPTGFAGAAMAYLRAADPHPVIEERHLETMLAYWRRPVARVESGVALSASGVVTSCQDTSDGLKAALHGLASAGAVGVEVHERALLVPGAVSAVAAHLGLDPLSVVFGDSVDFELLFTAPEDQLGRLADRLDFHQVGVVTEQRDVVLVRDDGTRTELPGKAWRHAPRDPADVGA, translated from the coding sequence ATGCGTACTGACCCGACGTTTTCGGACGAACCGACCAGGCTGGCGAACGTGGTCGTGCCGCTCTTCCGCGGCCAGCGCGACGCCTTCGAACCGGTGAGCCGGCCGGACCGGAGCCGAGTCGAACTGCTGGCCGGGGTCGAGGCGCAGGACGACTGCGCGGTGTTCCGCTTCCACGGCGACCACGAGCTGGTGGCCGGCTCCGACTACGTTCGCGGACCCAAGTTCCGGCTGTACGAAATGGGGTATTTGGCGGAGTACGACCTCGGCTACTACCTCGTGGTGGCGAACCTGAGCGACATCGCCGCGATGGGGGCCAGACCGATCGGCCTGCTCTCGGTGGTCCGCTACCCGCCGGACATGACCGACGCGGTGTTCGAGCGGGTGCTGGAGGGCATCCGCGACGCGTGCGCGGCCTCGGGGTGCCCGAACGTCGGTGGTGACATCGGTGGTGCCGAGCGCCTCATCCTGTCCGCGTCGGCCCTCGGCGTGTGCCCGGCCGGTGGGGTGCTGTTCCGGGCCGGCGCGAAGCCGGGTGACGCGATCTGCCTGACCGCACCCACCGGTTTCGCCGGAGCCGCCATGGCCTACCTGCGCGCCGCCGACCCCCACCCCGTGATCGAGGAGCGCCACCTCGAAACCATGCTCGCCTACTGGCGGCGACCGGTGGCCAGGGTCGAGAGCGGTGTGGCGCTCAGTGCCAGCGGGGTGGTGACGAGTTGCCAGGACACCTCGGATGGGCTCAAGGCGGCGCTGCACGGCCTCGCGTCGGCTGGTGCTGTCGGGGTCGAGGTCCACGAGCGGGCCTTGCTGGTGCCCGGCGCGGTGTCCGCGGTGGCGGCGCACCTCGGTCTCGATCCGTTGTCGGTCGTGTTCGGCGACTCGGTCGACTTCGAACTGCTGTTCACCGCACCGGAGGACCAGCTCGGCCGGCTCGCGGACCGGCTCGACTTCCACCAGGTCGGCGTGGTCACCGAGCAGCGGGACGTGGTGTTGGTCCGCGACGACGGCACGCGCACCGAACTGCCCGGCAAGGCGTGGCGGCACGCTCCCCGAGACCCGGCTGACGTCGGAGCGTGA
- a CDS encoding HIT family protein: MITAVQCTGADFCEEISGAADTSFSRFYEGDPPSRRVHSTENFELLADLSPLTDGHLLLLPKQHYLSFAQVLTVHQREAVELIGRVAELYREAFREPLFLEHGSSRGEVSHACITHAHLHLLPVSPAAVDRIMIGDGLAYRDLGSLAELSLPPWPNSAYFLRLHEQGCRVYLPTTQRRQYLRAVVGATLSIEDPEWDYAVVMRKEVLRSTMREVRSWSARLAGVHSRAEDRRHAY, encoded by the coding sequence ATGATCACTGCCGTGCAGTGCACGGGGGCGGATTTCTGCGAGGAAATTTCCGGTGCGGCCGATACCTCGTTCAGCCGTTTCTACGAAGGCGACCCGCCGTCGAGGCGAGTGCATTCGACGGAGAACTTCGAGTTGCTGGCCGACCTGTCACCGTTGACCGACGGCCACCTGTTGCTGCTGCCCAAGCAGCACTACCTGTCCTTCGCGCAGGTGCTGACCGTGCACCAGCGAGAGGCGGTGGAACTGATCGGCCGAGTGGCCGAACTCTACCGCGAGGCTTTCCGGGAGCCGCTGTTTCTCGAACACGGTTCCAGCAGAGGAGAAGTGAGCCACGCCTGCATCACGCATGCGCACCTGCACCTGCTTCCCGTTTCCCCGGCCGCGGTGGACCGGATCATGATCGGTGACGGGCTGGCTTACCGCGATCTCGGATCACTGGCCGAACTTTCTCTTCCGCCGTGGCCGAATTCGGCTTATTTCCTGCGCTTGCACGAGCAGGGCTGCCGCGTTTACCTGCCGACCACGCAGCGGCGGCAGTACCTGCGTGCGGTGGTCGGCGCCACCCTTTCGATCGAAGACCCGGAATGGGATTACGCCGTGGTCATGCGCAAGGAAGTGCTTCGTTCGACCATGCGGGAGGTCCGGTCGTGGTCGGCCAGGCTGGCCGGCGTCCACAGCCGAGCGGAGGACCGACGGCATGCGTACTGA
- a CDS encoding threonine/serine dehydratase: MQLISLEHIRTAAGRIAGAAIRTPLLPQHWATGAPLWLKAENLQGIGAFKIRGAYNAIAALSEPQRQRGVVAYSSGNHAQAVAVAAKMFGVPAVIVVPDSTPRNKVEATTAHGAKVIEVPIAQREIAAQTLADQRGFNLIPPFDHPEVIAGQGTIGLEIAEDLPGTQVVLVPVSGGGLASGIGTAIKSLLPSARVYAVEPELAADTAESLLAGTRVDWPVEWRARTIADGLRAQPSELTFAHLKRVVDGIVTVSEDEIRAAVRVLATRANLVAEPSGAVTTAAYLFRRDELPEGRTVAVVSGGNIDAALLAELLRA; the protein is encoded by the coding sequence ATGCAGCTGATCTCCCTCGAGCACATCCGGACCGCGGCCGGCCGGATCGCCGGCGCCGCGATCCGCACCCCACTGCTGCCCCAGCACTGGGCGACCGGCGCCCCGCTCTGGCTGAAAGCCGAGAACCTGCAAGGGATCGGCGCGTTCAAGATCCGCGGCGCGTACAACGCGATCGCCGCGCTGAGTGAACCCCAGCGCCAACGCGGAGTGGTCGCCTACTCCAGCGGCAACCACGCGCAGGCGGTCGCGGTGGCGGCGAAGATGTTCGGCGTCCCGGCGGTCATCGTGGTCCCGGACAGCACCCCGCGCAACAAGGTCGAGGCCACCACCGCGCACGGCGCGAAGGTGATCGAGGTGCCCATCGCCCAGCGCGAGATCGCTGCCCAGACCCTCGCCGACCAGCGCGGCTTCAACCTCATCCCGCCCTTCGACCACCCCGAGGTGATCGCCGGGCAGGGCACCATCGGCCTGGAGATCGCCGAGGACCTGCCCGGCACGCAGGTGGTGCTGGTGCCGGTCAGCGGCGGCGGGCTGGCCTCCGGCATCGGCACCGCGATCAAGTCCCTGCTGCCCTCGGCCAGGGTGTACGCGGTCGAGCCGGAACTGGCCGCGGACACCGCGGAAAGCCTGCTCGCCGGCACCAGGGTCGACTGGCCGGTCGAATGGCGGGCGCGCACCATCGCCGACGGCCTGCGCGCGCAACCGTCCGAACTCACCTTCGCGCACCTCAAGCGGGTGGTCGACGGCATCGTCACGGTCAGCGAGGACGAGATCCGCGCGGCCGTCCGGGTGCTGGCGACCAGGGCGAACCTGGTCGCCGAGCCCAGCGGCGCGGTGACCACGGCCGCCTACCTGTTCCGGCGCGACGAACTGCCGGAGGGCCGCACGGTGGCCGTCGTCTCCGGCGGCAACATCGACGCGGCCCTGCTCGCCGAGCTACTCCGGGCGTGA
- a CDS encoding MFS transporter yields the protein MTAPDLVRWGTPAARGVLATTILGSGMAMLDGTIVNVALPRIGEELEASVSGLQWILDGYMLALASLILIAGSLGDRYGRRRVFVIGVVWFGVASVLCGLAVTTEMLVATRILQGIGGALLTPGSLAILQSAFPRAERARAIGAWSGLGGIAAAIGPLVGGLLVQVWSWRLAFLINLPIAVVCVWLARKYVPESCDQQQHTGKPNVLASVVGAVGLAGITAALVELPVRGAGDALVLGSGVAGVAGLVAFVVLQRRSADPLVPPQLFANRTFTLANGLTLVVYAALGGVMMLMVLQLQVSLGYSPTAAGLAGLPITVVMLVLSGYSGRLAQKIGPRLQLVAGPMLVAAGMLLLLRVEPGASYLGAVLPAVTVFGLGLATVVAPVTATVLAAAPDQYAGVASGVNNAIARTGGLLAIALLPAVAGLTGAAYADPVALTASWRTALLVCAGLAVAGGLVAIGVRNDVLSVPEPEHDHPEPGECLHCGVDAPPSAYARSRPE from the coding sequence GTGACCGCACCCGATCTCGTCCGCTGGGGAACGCCCGCCGCGCGGGGCGTGCTCGCCACCACCATCCTGGGGTCGGGCATGGCCATGCTCGACGGCACGATCGTCAACGTCGCGCTGCCGCGGATCGGCGAGGAGCTCGAGGCCTCGGTTTCCGGTCTGCAGTGGATCCTCGACGGGTACATGCTGGCGCTCGCGTCGTTGATCCTGATCGCCGGTTCGCTGGGGGACCGGTACGGGCGGCGGCGGGTCTTCGTCATCGGCGTAGTCTGGTTCGGCGTCGCGTCGGTGTTGTGCGGGCTCGCGGTGACCACCGAGATGCTGGTGGCCACCCGGATCCTCCAGGGCATCGGCGGCGCGCTGCTCACCCCCGGTTCGCTGGCGATCCTGCAGTCGGCGTTCCCGCGGGCCGAACGGGCCAGGGCGATCGGCGCCTGGTCCGGGCTCGGTGGCATCGCGGCCGCGATCGGGCCGCTGGTCGGCGGGCTGCTGGTGCAGGTCTGGTCGTGGCGGCTGGCCTTCCTGATCAACCTGCCGATCGCGGTGGTCTGCGTCTGGCTGGCCCGCAAGTACGTGCCGGAGTCGTGCGACCAGCAGCAGCACACCGGCAAGCCGAACGTGCTGGCCTCGGTGGTCGGCGCGGTGGGGCTGGCCGGGATCACCGCGGCGCTGGTCGAGCTGCCGGTGCGCGGGGCCGGTGACGCGCTGGTGCTCGGGTCCGGCGTGGCCGGGGTCGCCGGGCTGGTGGCCTTCGTGGTGCTCCAGCGGCGGTCGGCCGATCCGCTGGTGCCGCCGCAGCTGTTCGCCAACCGGACGTTCACCCTGGCCAACGGGCTCACGCTGGTCGTCTACGCCGCGCTCGGCGGCGTGATGATGCTGATGGTGCTGCAGCTCCAGGTGTCGCTGGGGTACTCGCCGACCGCGGCCGGGCTGGCCGGGCTGCCGATCACCGTCGTGATGCTGGTGCTCTCCGGGTACTCGGGACGGCTGGCGCAGAAGATCGGGCCGCGGCTGCAGCTGGTGGCCGGGCCGATGCTGGTCGCGGCGGGCATGCTGCTGTTGCTCCGCGTCGAACCGGGGGCCTCGTACCTGGGGGCGGTGCTGCCCGCGGTGACCGTGTTCGGGCTGGGGCTGGCCACCGTGGTGGCGCCGGTGACGGCCACCGTGCTGGCCGCGGCGCCGGACCAGTACGCCGGGGTCGCCTCCGGGGTGAACAACGCCATCGCCAGGACCGGCGGGCTGCTCGCCATCGCGCTGCTGCCCGCGGTCGCCGGGCTGACCGGGGCGGCCTACGCCGATCCGGTGGCGCTGACCGCGAGCTGGCGGACGGCGCTGCTGGTGTGCGCGGGGCTGGCGGTCGCCGGTGGGCTGGTGGCCATCGGCGTGCGCAACGACGTGCTCAGTGTGCCGGAACCCGAGCACGACCACCCGGAACCGGGCGAGTGCCTGCACTGCGGGGTGGACGCGCCGCCGTCGGCCTACGCCCGGTCACGCCCGGAGTAG
- a CDS encoding GntR family transcriptional regulator: MLETSPPGESGSATGTRGQREPKYWALKQHLLDLLDALPAGSSIPTERALAGEFGVSRTTVRQALADLTVEGRLHRVQGKGTFAAEPKFAQRLQLSSYTEDMRASGREPSSKLLEIDELPAEGELAKLLGIRAGAKVLRMRRLRLADAEPMALETTHLPLGRFRGLRKHVSAGGSLYAVLREQFGVEMERAEETIETALAGPQEAELLGADVGMPMLLLSRHSFAADGKPVEFVRSIYRGDRYKFVTTLNRP; the protein is encoded by the coding sequence ATGTTGGAGACATCACCGCCCGGGGAATCCGGCTCGGCCACCGGGACCAGGGGGCAACGCGAGCCGAAGTACTGGGCACTGAAGCAACACCTGCTGGACCTGCTGGACGCACTGCCCGCCGGGTCGTCCATCCCCACCGAGCGGGCGCTGGCCGGCGAGTTCGGCGTCTCGCGGACCACCGTCCGCCAGGCGCTGGCCGACCTGACCGTGGAGGGCCGCCTGCACCGCGTGCAGGGCAAGGGCACCTTCGCCGCCGAGCCGAAGTTCGCCCAGCGCCTGCAGCTGTCCTCCTACACCGAGGACATGCGGGCGTCCGGGCGCGAGCCGTCGTCGAAGCTGCTGGAGATCGACGAGCTGCCCGCCGAGGGCGAGCTGGCCAAGCTGCTCGGCATCCGCGCCGGGGCGAAGGTGCTGCGCATGCGACGCCTGCGCCTGGCCGACGCCGAGCCGATGGCGCTGGAGACCACGCACCTGCCGCTGGGGCGCTTCCGCGGGCTGCGCAAGCACGTCAGCGCGGGCGGTTCGCTGTACGCGGTGCTGCGCGAGCAGTTCGGCGTGGAGATGGAACGCGCGGAGGAGACCATCGAGACCGCGCTCGCCGGCCCGCAGGAGGCCGAACTGCTCGGCGCCGACGTGGGCATGCCGATGTTGTTGCTGTCGCGGCACTCGTTCGCCGCCGACGGCAAGCCGGTGGAGTTCGTCCGCTCCATCTACCGCGGTGACCGGTACAAGTTCGTCACCACGCTGAACCGGCCGTGA
- a CDS encoding SIS domain-containing protein — protein MTVEGQQPGAHMAAEIAEQPAVLAALRERQPEIAEVADAIAKRPPRFALLAARGSSDHAALYAKYLIEVLLGLPAGLVSPSTVTLYGAAPDLRDVLLVTVSQSGGSPDLVEFTESARKQGARTVAVSNTPSSPLSAAAELAVDIGAGQEQAVAATKTYSATLLALYLLVDAVRGGKGADADGLGELAQQTLDRSAAGVQRAVDRYRFVNRVITAGRGYSYASALEAALKLAETSYLAARAYSGADLLHGPVAAIDGETAVLALTNRGKGGDAMREVLDAVAGRGADVLAIGSAAADVPAALRIDVPPVAEELAPILDVLPAQSLALGLSLARGGDPDRPRGLNKVTKTR, from the coding sequence ATGACCGTAGAGGGTCAGCAGCCCGGCGCGCACATGGCCGCCGAAATCGCCGAGCAGCCCGCCGTGCTGGCGGCCCTGCGGGAGCGGCAGCCCGAGATCGCCGAGGTGGCCGACGCCATCGCGAAACGCCCGCCCCGCTTCGCTTTGCTGGCCGCGAGGGGGTCCAGCGACCACGCCGCGCTCTACGCCAAGTACCTCATCGAGGTGCTCCTCGGCCTGCCCGCGGGACTGGTCTCGCCGTCCACCGTGACGCTCTACGGGGCCGCTCCGGACCTCCGGGACGTGCTGCTGGTGACGGTCAGCCAAAGTGGAGGTTCACCTGATCTGGTGGAATTCACCGAGTCGGCCCGCAAGCAGGGCGCACGCACGGTGGCGGTCAGCAACACTCCGTCGTCGCCGCTGAGCGCCGCCGCGGAGCTGGCGGTGGACATCGGCGCCGGGCAGGAGCAGGCGGTCGCCGCGACCAAGACCTACTCGGCCACGCTGCTCGCGCTGTACCTGCTCGTCGACGCGGTGCGCGGCGGCAAGGGCGCGGACGCCGACGGGCTCGGCGAGCTGGCCCAGCAGACCCTCGACCGCTCGGCGGCGGGGGTGCAGCGCGCGGTCGACCGGTACCGCTTCGTCAACCGGGTGATCACCGCCGGCCGCGGGTACTCCTACGCCAGCGCGCTGGAGGCCGCGCTCAAGCTCGCCGAGACCAGTTACCTGGCCGCGCGCGCGTACAGCGGGGCGGACCTGCTCCACGGCCCGGTCGCGGCGATCGACGGTGAGACGGCCGTGCTCGCGCTGACCAACCGCGGCAAGGGCGGCGACGCCATGCGCGAGGTGCTGGACGCGGTCGCCGGCCGCGGGGCCGACGTGCTGGCGATCGGCTCGGCCGCCGCGGACGTCCCGGCCGCACTGCGGATCGACGTGCCGCCGGTGGCCGAGGAGCTCGCACCGATTCTCGACGTGCTCCCGGCGCAGAGCCTGGCGCTGGGCCTTTCGCTGGCCAGGGGCGGTGACCCGGACCGGCCGCGCGGGCTCAACAAGGTCACCAAAACCCGCTGA
- a CDS encoding N-acetylglucosamine kinase, producing MSDPSRPCVVGVDAGGTSTRALAVDADGIVLGSGRAGGANPNAHPPEQAAANIAAAIGDALRDADPGAVRACVVGMAGVSKLTDPAMAKVFDEAWLGLGLGCGVRMVADAEAAFASATDAPDGTVLVAGTGSISARIRKRRLVSTTGGYGWLLGDEGSAFWIGREAVRATLTALGKGGPFDGLPLAVLREALHLSDLDALRAQTETDRLLTSRRLITTCNFESPIRLARFAPLVSATAAEGDATAREITDRAAELLVANALAAREPDEDTPLVLVGSVLVGDSPVGAKVRETLRALEIRSATDGVLGAAWLAAVDAFGENAPRPVLEIQ from the coding sequence GTGAGTGACCCCAGCCGTCCCTGCGTCGTCGGTGTCGACGCGGGCGGGACGTCCACCCGCGCGCTCGCCGTCGACGCCGACGGCATCGTGCTCGGCAGCGGCCGCGCGGGCGGTGCCAACCCCAACGCGCACCCGCCGGAACAGGCCGCGGCGAACATCGCCGCCGCCATCGGCGACGCGCTGCGCGACGCCGACCCCGGCGCGGTCAGAGCCTGCGTGGTCGGCATGGCCGGGGTCAGCAAGCTCACCGATCCCGCGATGGCGAAGGTGTTCGACGAAGCCTGGCTCGGCCTCGGGCTCGGCTGCGGGGTGCGCATGGTCGCCGACGCCGAGGCCGCCTTCGCCTCGGCCACCGACGCCCCGGACGGCACCGTGCTGGTGGCGGGCACCGGCTCGATCTCGGCCCGCATCCGCAAGCGGCGGCTGGTCTCCACCACCGGCGGCTACGGCTGGCTGCTCGGCGACGAGGGCTCGGCGTTCTGGATCGGCCGCGAGGCGGTGCGGGCCACGCTGACCGCGCTCGGCAAGGGCGGCCCGTTCGACGGGCTGCCGCTGGCCGTGCTGCGCGAGGCCCTGCACCTGTCCGATTTGGACGCCCTGCGCGCGCAGACCGAAACCGACCGGTTGCTCACCTCCCGCCGGTTGATCACCACCTGCAACTTCGAATCGCCGATCCGGCTGGCCAGGTTCGCCCCGCTGGTCAGCGCGACCGCCGCCGAAGGTGACGCGACCGCACGGGAAATCACCGACCGCGCGGCGGAACTGCTGGTGGCCAACGCCCTCGCGGCCCGCGAACCCGACGAGGACACCCCGCTGGTGCTCGTCGGCAGCGTGCTGGTCGGCGACAGCCCGGTCGGCGCGAAGGTGCGGGAAACGCTCCGTGCACTGGAAATCCGTTCGGCCACCGATGGCGTACTCGGCGCCGCCTGGCTGGCGGCAGTGGACGCCTTCGGCGAGAACGCTCCGCGACCGGTGCTCGAAATCCAGTAG